Proteins found in one Rhinolophus ferrumequinum isolate MPI-CBG mRhiFer1 chromosome 9, mRhiFer1_v1.p, whole genome shotgun sequence genomic segment:
- the GNB1 gene encoding guanine nucleotide-binding protein G(I)/G(S)/G(T) subunit beta-1 encodes MSELDQLRQEAEQLKNQIRDARKACADATLSQITNNIDPVGRIQMRTRRTLRGHLAKIYAMHWGTDSRLLVSASQDGKLIIWDSYTTNKVHAIPLRSSWVMTCAYAPSGNYVACGGLDNICSIYNLKTREGNVRVSRELAGHTGYLSCCRFLDDNQIVTSSGDTTCALWDIETGQQTTTFTGHTGDVMSLSLAPDTRLFVSGACDASAKLWDVREGMCRQTFTGHESDINAICFFPNGNAFATGSDDATCRLFDLRADQELMTYSHDNIICGITSVSFSKSGRLLLAGYDDFNCNVWDALKADRAGVLAGHDNRVSCLGVTDDGMAVATGSWDSFLKIWN; translated from the exons atcaCAAACAACATCGACCCTGTGGGAAGAATCCAGATGCGAACCAGGAGGACACTGCGGGGCCACCTGGCCAAGATCTACGCCATGCACTGGGGCACCGACTCCAG GCTCCTGGTTAGTGCCTCACAGGACGGTAAACTTATCATCTGGGACAGCTACACCACAAACAAG GTCCATGCCATCCCTCTGCGTTCTTCATGGGTCATGACCTGTGCGTACGCCCCTTCTGGGAACTACGTGGCCTGCGGTGGCCTGGATAACATTTGCTCCATTTACAATCTGAAAACTCGAGAAGGGAATGTCCGTGTGAGTCGTGAGCTGGCTGGACATACAG GTTACCTGTCCTGCTGTCGCTTCCTGGATGACAATCAGATCGTCACCAGCTCTGGAGACACTACCTG CGCTCTGTGGGACATCGAGACCGGCCAGCAGACGACCACGTTTACCGGACACACCGGGGATGTGATGAGCCTTTCTCTCGCTCCTGACACCAGGCTGTTTGTCTCTGGTGCTTGTGATGCTTCAGCCAAACTCTGGGACGTGCGAGAAGGGATGTGTCGGCAGACCTTCACCGGCCACGAGTCGGACATCAACGCCATCTGT TTCTTTCCAAATGGCAATGCGTTTGCCACTGGCTCGGACGACGCCACCTGCAGACTTTTCGACCTCCGTGCGGACCAGGAGCTCATGACCTACTCCCACGACAACATCATATGCGGGATCACCTCCGTGTCGTTCTCCAAGAGTGGGCGCCTCCTCCTGGCAGGCTACGACGATTTCAACTGCAACGTCTGGGATGCGCTCAAAGCCGACCGGGCAG GTGTCTTGGCCGGGCATGACAACCGCGTCAGCTGCCTGGGGGTGACCGACGACGGGATGGCTGTGGCGACAGGGTCCTGGGACAGCTTCCTCAAGATCTGGAACTAA